From the genome of Pristiophorus japonicus isolate sPriJap1 chromosome 18, sPriJap1.hap1, whole genome shotgun sequence:
ACGGAAGCAACGACGAAAGCAACAAGTCAACTTAGCAGGTCGGACAGCATCTGAggggagaaagcagagttaacgtttcgggtcgacgacccttcgtcagaactcagctcagctccagcattttctgtatttattccagattccagcatctgcagtattttgctttggaacAAGTCAACTTGTTGGTTCTGATCTGCTCTGTCTCCCGTTCCCCTTGCACCAAATAACTGGGAattaaatgaaagaaagaaagaacttgcatttatgtagcgcctttcacgacctcaggatgttccaaagtgctttacagccaattaagtacttttgaagtgtagtcattgctgcaatgtgggaaatggaaaatacATCATAATTGTAATACATTAGTTGTAATACTAATTATTAATTTAGCAAACTTTGACTGATTTAATTGAACATTAAAGTGTAAAAATTGTGGACAGACTATTGAGGATAGACTGCAAGTACCAGCTTGAGATCGCTTAACAGACCTCAGTTATACTGCCAGCTCCGAGTTGCTCTGCGGCTAGGGGAGAATAGAGTCACGTGTGTGCGAGGAGCTCTGCTCGCCCTCATCCAAACGGCAGTTAAATTGTAAAGTTGGCAGAGAGTTAAGCACTCTAATGAGGTCCAATCTTCATTGGGTTGCCCTGTGAAAACTTCACGATCACTGCATGTTGCACTTGGCTACGTGTGGTTTAGGTGTCATGCCACAGTGCATTGGCACGAGCTGTGCAGCATAAATGAACAATTAAAGACTTTATTTGGATTACTGTCGTCTGTTCACATTTGGGACTTTAGAAGTCTTGGGGGATTACTCAATTGTACCTAGACACAGCTCCGAGTGTGATCCTATTCACTGAAGATTATCTTGGCCACACACCAGTTTCTTTATATAATGTCTACCTTAAGTACTCTGTTTTTGTTTGTGGAGCTCATATCTAGACTTTTCAAAAGGTATAATTTGGGAAATTACTAGTGTTGGGAAGCAGCTGTCAAACATCAATTGAGACCAGAAAAAAATCTGAAATCAGAAAATCCTGAAAATTATTTTCAGTTAGTATCTGTAAAGGGTAAAGACAGCTTACCATTTCAAACATAGCTCCTTGATCAGAGCTCAGTtctaacaaagaaagaaagacttgcatttatatagcacctttcacgaccaccggacgtctcaaagcgctttacagccaatgaagttcttttggagtgcagtcgctgttgtaatgtgggaaacacggcagccaacttgcgcacagcaagctcccacaaacagcaatgtgacaaagaCGAGAaaatctgattttagtgatgttgattgagggataaatattggccaggacaccagggaacactcccctgctcttcttcgagatagtgccgtgggatcttttacatccacctgagtaacgtcccatccgaaagacggcacctcctagatttatgtgctcaagttcctgtagGGGGACTATACCCAAAAGGCAAACCCATCATTGATCTTTTCAGGTGTGATTGAGCTGCTCTGTATTGCCAGCATTTTTGTTCCAGCATCAGTAATTTGTGTCAGAATGATCTCAGATGCACAGACGCACAGAACGGTCCGATCGCCCTTCCGATGAACTCGGCTGTAATTGTTCAGCGTggtttttgtggtttatatcaatgatctagatttaaatatagggagtatgattaacaagtttgcagacaacattaaaattggccgagtggttgataatgaagaggaaagtcatgggctgcaggaggatatcaatcttgtggtcaggtgggcagagcagtggcaaatggaatttaattcagagaagtgtgaggtgatgcactttgggagggctaataaggaaagggtataggcggtcggccatttaaaagtgtagatgaacagagggatgtccacagatccctgaaagtagcaggccaggtggataaggtggttaagaaggcataaggaatgcttgcctttattggccgaggcatagaatacaagagcaggggggggttatgcttaaatGATATAatgttctggttaggccacagctggagcactgtgtgcagttctggtcgccatattataggaaggacgtgattgcactagagagggtgcagaggagatttactaggatgctgcctggaatagagagtcttagctatgaggatagattggataggctgttcttgttgtcctcattggaacagaggaggttgagaggaggccttattgaggtgtacaacattttgaagggccaggatatagtggatagcatgggcctatttcccttggtggaggggtcaattatgagggggggcatagttttaaggtggttagtggaaggttcagaagggatttgaggggaggcttcttcacgcagagggttgtggggatctggaactcattgcctggaaggctgattgatacagaaaccctcatcacattaacaaggtgcttggatgggcacttaaagtgtggtaacctgcagggttacggacctagagcttgttagtgggattagactggataacctcttgttggccggcgtggatacgatggtaagtactgcagggagttgaatacagccagggtgatctcctggactagtttcgatcacctggatgggtcggagaggaattttcccagatttcttttccccaattggcctgggtttttatctggtttttgcctctctcaggagatcacatggctccggttggggtggagtgtagaatgtttcggtacagggggtgtctcagttgtgtggggaggactggttgggctggatgctctttacctttccgccattgttcataggtttagatgtaaccttcagggctgctgaccgagggccgtgtggctctttgttggccggcacttgctgaaatggcctccttctgcactgtagatttttatgtttctatgtatttgtcTCAGTTCAAAAACCTGGGGAGCTCGAAGTGCAGTgccgagggtgtgctgcactgtcagaggtgccgtctttcgaaagagacgttaaaccaaggcccctcagGACGTTTGAGATCCCACTGTTTTGAGGAAGAgccgaggagttctccccggtgtcctgctcaatatttatctctcaaacaaccGCACTTAAACaggtgatcacattgctgtttgtggcagcatgctttgcgcaaattggctgctgtgttttctacattgactacacttcaaaaagtatttcactggctgtaaagtgttttgggacgacctgagattgtgaaaggtgctatataaatgcaaatctttcaagtCTTTTTTTAACAGGAGTGTAATTACTAGTAGCCAGTGTCCCTTTTTATTTTTGATCAGTGACATAGTGAACATCTGTCATTACAGAAATCTAACTGTGTCTAAATCCGATTTGTCAATCTTTTCCTCAGGTCAGAAGCATCAATTGAAGCATTGCACGATTGCTAAGCCCACTTTGGGCAGGGGGTGATGGTGAACCGGACCAGTCCATGCAATGTGTTGACGGCGCCCTCTGAAGTTTGAAATGCGTCAGTACACACAGTAGGCACAAGAAAGGAAGCTTCGTTTGGAACATGTCCCCAAACACGGTAGTAGATATGGCTTTGGTCAGTATGCATCCCGTGAATGATATCATATACAAGCATTATAACTATTCAGGAAAGttggagaaaaggagagagaatggTTCAGTCAATGTCAAGGTTGTGATCATTCTCCTGGCTTGTGTATTGATAGTCATTGAGAACGTGATGGTCCTTGTGGCTATTTGGAAAAACAAGAAGTTTCACACACGCATGTACTACTTTATCGGGAATCTTGCTCTGTCAGATCTGTTGGCCGGGGTGGCCTATGTAATCAACACCCTGATGTCCGGGTCCTGGACTCTGTCCCTAACACCAAACCAATGGTTCATCAGAGAGGGCAGCTTGTTTGTTGCTTTGTGCGCGTCAACCTTCAGCTTATTGGCCATCGCCATTGAGAGGCACATGACCATGGTGAAGATGAGGCCCTACGACTCCAAGAAACAATACCGGCTCTTCCTGCTCCTGGGGGCTTGCTGGATGATCTCGGTCCTCCTGGGGGTCTTGCCCATTATCGGTTGGAACTGCATCGGCGACCTCAAGTCCTGCTCCACCATCCTGCCGCTCTACGCCAAAAGCTACGTGGCCTTCTGCGTCACCATCCTGACTGTCATCCTGTTCTCCATCGTGATCCTGTACGTCCGCATTTACCGGCTGGTCAACACCAGCGGCCGCAAGGTCAAGACGCGGAAGAACGCCAAGGGCAGCCAGTCGGAGCGGGCCATGGCCCTGCTGCGCACGGTCATGATCGTCCTGGGCGTCTTCATCGCCTGCTGGTCGCCGCTGTTCATCTTCCTGATGCTCGACGTGGCCTGCAGCCCCAAGCAGTGCGAGATCCTGTACAACGTGGAGTGGTGCATCGCCCTGGCCGTGCTGAACTCGGCCCTCAACCCCGTCATCTACACCTTGTCCAGCCGGGAGATGCGGGGGGCCTTCTTCAGGCTACTCTGTTGCTGCCTGACGGGCTCGGACGCGGCCAGGAACCTGCCAATCGCGCCCACCGCGGACAACAGCCGGAGCAAGTCCAGCGGCAGCATCTTCAACAAGCCGAAGGAAGAACTCGACTCCCCGGCCATGCTCATTTCGGCCTGTATCGTTAAGGCGAGTGACTTTTCGCTGGAGAAAGGGAAATCCTGAACTTCCCCTGCGGCGTTTCGCAGAATAATCCAAGGAAAGCATATTTTACTTGCACCAAGATTGTGATTTAAAGACCATTGATGTCAGTGTTTCTGTTTTAACATATAACGACCTAGCATTACCTTGTACACACATAGAATATCACAACAGTGTTGATTGGTTCCGCTTGATAAACGTGCAGTGACTGTTACCGATTGTGTTGGTTCTCCAGTCCAAAGGTCGCCACACCTCACATACATAGGgctggctggattttcggttggctcacgcctcagttagtggccagagggggcgttaatgcaaGCGTTAGGGCTTTTAGTGCCCTGCCGGaacattcattcgaggctcaccagAGGCACGAACGATTAGCGCCTGGCAGCTGTCAATCACTCCGAACAcgatgtcagtcctggtgcaacgcccacacttgcgcccaggtcggtaaattcggtgcatgCGTCTCATTGAGCGTCCGTCAATAAGTACGTCTGGAGAAACagtcggtgcaggcttgcagagtcgttaactggcggccacgtaaagggatgaggaagcgcttccctcgggaggtcacagtcagtgcgacgtttacacacagcacggtatgtgagcctcccagtttgcagcggcagactgaCACAGcagtacagcttgaaaacaagtgatcTTGAAcattttaatgggtgcattactatgccgcgcctttaagacccaGCTTTTCCtgtgatctgattcggagttccacgCATGCGGAATGGTTCCGCAAAATGTACCTCAAACTTTTGTTAGCGCCCCTCCAGCTctgggtgtgcaacggctgatttgtcACCTCTGTCAGCTCTGCGaccaattctgacgaatttctgggcgggaggagcaaacgttttcaaggcgctaaaagtgccgctccgcctgggttaacaccgcaacagaggcacgaccgaatttctccccgcccaccccccacggAGTCCCGATCATCAGTGTACTATATGATAGCCGCCAGTTGCTTTCATGTCCACAGATTAGGGGAGGTTCGGGGGGGACAGCAGAGAAGGTGGGTAGTCAGCCAAGGGCCCCTGCTTTTGATCGCTAGCAAGTGAGCCCTGCTGGAAAGTGCGGTCCTTGGGCGAGGGCCGGAGcggcaacagcaacaacttgtatttatatagcgcctttaatgtagtaaaaggtcgCACGGTGCTTCTcaggagtgttaaaagacaaaaatttgacaccgagccgcgtgagaagaaattcgggcaggtgaccaaaagcttggtcaaagagagaggttttaagaagcgtcttaaagggggaaggagaggtttagggagggagttccagagcttaggcaactGAAGggttcaccgatggttgagcagttataatcagagataTTCAAAAGGACAGATTTTGAGGAGcgcgatatctcggggggggggggattgtggggcggaaggcgattacagagatagggattacAGAGCAGGCACAGAGTGGTGATTATTTCTCCTCCCCGTGGTCAAATAGCTTGCCAACACTAGGATCATGCTCAGGCAAGGATCCGGGGAACTGGCAGTACGTTAGAGCAGGCCCGGGCAAAAATGGTGCATGAATCGAAACTCAACTTGGAGCTCGCTTGAGTTACTCCTGATGCGTTCTGTGATTAAATTCCTTGATGAGTTGATCTCTCCTGGCTGTCTGCCATTCCTGGCATAAGATAATGAAAAGCAGTTTACTGTAGCGCACTCTAAATAGTGCATACCAGTTTAGCACAAACTTCACAGGGAGCTCCCGTCCATTGCCTGTAACCGTTTGATGATGATTTTACTGAGCAAACGTTGAACCTATGTGTATGAGATTGCTCTGCTTGGTATTTTGGCGGAGGTGCTAGCCCGTTTAAAATGGCGGACAGGGGAAAGTTTGATtttaaattatcatccttgttttcaaatccctccatggcctcgcgccccctctccctatctccgtaatctcctccaggcccacaaccctccgagacctCTGCGTTCCTTCAACTTTGGCCTCTtgtgcctccccccccacccccccccacttccttcaccccaccatcggtggccatgccttcagctgtccaggccccaacctctggaattcccacaccaaacctcttcctcctcctcctggaagacgctacttaaaaccaacctctttgaccaagctttaggtcaccttctTTGACTCGGTGCCAATTTTCATCTGATTGCAGTTCCTGCGAAACACCTGGAGACGTTTTACTACACTAAAGCTTCTCTATCAGTGCAAGATGGTGCATGAATGCGTTGAACATTGGTTCACCTATATTGACAACCGTGCTTTGCCTGCTGGTAGAGGTTCGAGTGAACCTACAAAATTTGCTTCATTTAAACTGGTCTTTTCAACTAATTTCTTCTTTTAATTTGCTCTGGGGTGTGGGTAGCagtatccgggagggggctgagcacctcgagtctcatcaccgagagcatgcagaaaccaagcgcaggcagcggaaggagcgtgcggcaaaccagtcccacccactccttccctcaacggctatctgtcccacctgtgacagggactgtggttctcgtattggactgctcagtcacctaaggactcatttttagagtggaagcaagtcttcctcgattctgagagactgcctttgatgatttattgcccatccttaatttccctaagAATCGACCAGTTATGATTGGGCCAGACCAGGTCGGGTTTGGTCGGTTCCCATCCCTGGAGGACATTAGCAAGCCAGCTGGATTATTTTAATGATAATCTGGCAACATTCATAGTCCTTTTCTGGTGGTCAGCCACAAATTACCAAACTGATTTTCACAGTTTACAATGGTAGGATTTGAGTTTGTGGGTTATTAttgcagtaccataaccactagtcTACCATGCCCATAGATATTACCTAAACTAGCGCACTACAAGGTAACACGGAATCCGATTGCCACGATAAGCTGAACGAACGACAGCGACGGTGAAACAAATCCAGCCGAATAACTCACTTTGTCATTGTGTGTGCAAGGCCAGCTGTCAGTGCCACGGGGAAAGCTGGGCTGGGGCTGGGGTGAGGCCGCTTCCCAATGGACACCCTGTACATGTGACCAGGCTCGGTCGATGGGAGTTCAAGGTGAGCGGACTGAAGATTGCGGGGTTACACGAGGGTGATTGACCAAAATGGTCCAGACAAAGTGTTCACTTTGACAAAGGGTTCTTAGCAAAGGAGCTGGTGTGTTCGGGGAGTAAGAATGGGGAAACCGGACAGATCTGATCCACCCAAAGGCCGATAGACTTTCTGAGTAAGTTAGCGGGGAGAGATAGTTGAAGTTGATAATATAAAAGGATGCAAGAGGCAATTGATGTGTTTCTAGAGCACGAACGGTTAAGAGTTTTGGTAAGAATGGTTAAGAACTTTAATAAGGCAAAGTTCTGCTCTGCTCCTCACCTTCTGTTCAACCCCTCCTCCTGGTATTCCTCACTTGGCAATCTATGGCCATCTTGGTGTCTCCCTCTGCAACTCTCTCCCTAAGCCTCGTGTACCTCCCTCCTTGTCTTTAAAGCCTCCTCAAAACCTATTTATTTGACTTTGGCCCATTCTCCTAAAcgtagcctctctctctcaaaTCCTCTACatcggaacacaggaacaggaggaggccattcagcccctcgagcctgttctgccattcaatgagatcctggctgatctgcgacataactccatatacccgcctttggcccatatcccttattacctttggttgacaaaaagctatcaatctcggatttaaaattaacaattgatccagtatCACTTGCCGTTTgcggaaaagagttccaaactgctaccgccctttgggggccgaaattgaccctctccttaaggcctgttaccaccgcaaatcggcggccacgctgtggagtggagtgggcgCTGCTGGCCCAATTACCCTTCCGAGGTTTCccaattcttcccccccccccccccccccccaccgctccactgATGCCGATCTGTCTTAGGTGGGTCATCACCATGTGCACGtgatccacccccccccgcccctccccacccccgacggtgacattcccctctgaaaatcttcagcaaacccggtggtgccaaaacctgttttccccggtggtccagtgaggctgcggccttctgcaatggcggtgcagcttcccttaaaggggagggcccactgccgctgccgccatgttttttttatgTCGGCTGACTgctatgtcggcccgacaattacgcccctgggtttggccgtgccgccaacaggcaggctagcaccccctcttgggtgccaggccgcgggcccggccgaaaccctccctggtggcccagtgggcggaagttttaaaatcgcggagactctcccctttaagtgaagggaagagccgtGGTGACGTCATCGCGGCGCTCGCTCGgcaccgcccccaacctccgcccctcaggtgttgccaccgccgcgGATCCGCCCCCTCGTGTAGTCTCCTCCCCCCCCTGTAGTCTCCGCCCCCCTCGTGTAGTCTCCGCCCCCTCGTGTAGTCTCCGCCCCCTCGTGTAGTCTCCGCCCCCCTCGTGTAGTCTGCGCCCCCCTCGTGTAGTCTGCGCCCCCCCCTCGTGTAGTCTGCGCCCCCCCCTCGTGTAGTCACCCCCCCCTCGTGTAGTCTCCCCCCTCGTGTAGTCTCCGCCCCCCTCGTGTAGTCTACGCCCCCCCTCGTGTAGTCTCCGCCCCCTCGTGtagtctccgcccccccccccctcgtgtaGTCACTCCCCCCCTCGTGGAGTCTGCGCCCCCCCTCGTGTAGTATCCGCCCCCCCTCGTGTAGTCTCCGCCCCCCTCGTGTAGTCTGCGCCCCCCCTCGTGTAGTCTGCGCCCCCCCCTCGTGTAGTCACCCCCCCCTCGTGTAGTCTCCCCCCCCGTGTAGTCTCCGCCCCCCTCGTGTAGTCTCCGCCCCCTCGTGTAGTCTCCGCCCCCCCCTCGTGTAGTCACTCCCCCCCTCGTGTAGTCTCCGCCCCCCCCGTGTAGTCTCCGCCCCCCTCGTGTAGTCTCCGCCCCCCTCGTGTAGTCTCCACCCCCCCTCGTGTAGTCTCCACCCCCCCCCGTGTAGTCTCCGCCCCCCCCGTGTAGTCTCCGCCCCCCCCCGTGTGGTCTCCGCCTCCCTCGTGTAGTCTCTGCCCCCCTCGTGTAGACTCCACCCCCCCTCGTGTAGTCTCCGCCCCCCTCGTGTAGTCTCCGCCCCCCTCGTGTAGTCTCCGCCCCCAttcagagcgacttccggatccaagtaaaataaaacaacaaagagcggaatttcactcaaggcgactcaaccacagctgcggtaaaaaccattgaacggGTTACGTGCACCCCCTTTCAGGCGGGTAGCCATTTCTACTCTATAGTGTGTAGAAGTGTTAcgtaatttcacccctgaaagagCTGGCTCTCATTactagactataccccctagtcttagactccccaaccaacagaattagtttctctctatctaccttatctgtaCCCATCGGTcctcctttctacctctctctctcgcctcaaaCATTTACTGCTTGGATATGCCAACATGGGACATGGATGACCTTGGAATATATCATCACGTCCAAAGCCCCATTTCCACTACAGGACAGTGCCCCCACCAGTCACAGGCTCACTTCTGGCTTGCAACAGATGTGAAAATTATTACCGAATGGCAAACCTGTGAGTTAGACACGTGCTGCACTAAATATAGACGGATAATGTAGATGTTTGTATGAAATTCCTCAAAGAGCCTGGATTATTGTGCACTATTTATTAAATATCGTGATTATATATTTTTAGTTGAGCTGTGAAGAAATAAACCTTTAATGCTTTCATCAGCAGTGTACATTTGAATTGTATATGTGTTAGTAAAAAAAAATAGTGAATAGCGGGTAACCTGTATTGTGGAAGAAGTCGTGTTAAATGGACTAACTACGTACTGTATGTCAGTGTACACGTGAGAAAAAAGCACTTTGATTAATAAAGTATGATCTGTGATAAGAATATTGTACATCTTGTGTGTTTTGCTTGTACAGTTACAAGATAACTGCGGATGACCGTTTAGCCTAACTTAACTCACCCGTCCTAAAGAACTAATCTGCCATTCCCACCACAACGCCCTATCCAACAGCTTCTTGAATTACTTCATATCTTACCCGATGTCTATTCAAGTGTTGAATACTCATTCATTAAAGAAATCCCTGGTGATGTCAGTCCTACATTTTACTACCAGGTATACACAGGGcatgtgcgtgtgtatgtatgtgcatgtgtgtgtgtgcgtatgcggGTGGGTGTATGTGGGTGCGAGTGTGTGTaagtgcatgtgtgcgtgtgtgtgtttacgTGTGAATAcgggtgcgtgtgtgtgaatgcGGGTCCGCGTGTGTGAATGCGCATCCGCGTGTGTGAATGCGGGTCcgcgtgtctgaatgtgtgtgcacAGTGCTTAGGGATGTCCGGGAAGGACAGGATTGTGATTGGATGGGATTCCTCCCATTGTCGAATAGCTTGCTGACCCTCACTGTCGGCTCACACATTGACGAAGTGCAGGAAGGCAGCTGACAACAAGTGGAACATTTCGCAGGGCGTGTCAGCCccttcaggagagagggggggggaagaaccaTGAAAAAACTCTACGCCATTGCTGACTGTGAGCTGTGTCAATCAGGAAAGCAGCAAGAAACAGAAGGACAGTGGCGGAAATACAactgcaacaacaacttacatttctaaTAGCCCTGCTCGTCCGGGACAGCAGCTCGACGCGTTTTGCATTAAGGGAACAGTGGCTGGCAGGAGGGGGAAAAGGGAAGTGTGGAGAGGGATGGGGAAGCGGGAGCCAAGGAGGTTTCCGAGGAGCTTTTCGAAAGCAGAGAGCGAGTTGGCAGAGTGGAGGGAATGGGGCAGGGTGTTCTAGAGGGTAGATCAGTGGCTGAATGAGTGGCACCAGTCTTTGGTGGGGAGCATGAAGACGTCCagtattaaaagaaagacttgcatttatatagcgcctttcacaatgtcAGGATGTACCaaaaccctttacagccaatgaagtactttttggattgtagtcgttgttgtaatgtggcagccaatttgcgcacagcaagctcccacaaacagcaatgtgataatgaccagataatctgtttttgttatgttgattgagggataaatattggccccaggacaccggggataacccccctgctcttcttcaaaatagtgccatgggatgttttacgtcaacatgagagagcagacggggcctcggtttaacgtctcatccgaaagatggcatctccggcagtgcagcactccctcagcactgcactggagtgtcagcctcgatttttgtgctcaagtctctggagtgggacttgaacctacaaccttctgactcagagatgagagtgctacccactgagccactgaactAAGCCTTGCACAAATTGACTAATTTGAATTCTGTGGTTAGTGTCTTTGTTTAGCATTTCTATCAAAACCCAATAACGAGTCACAAAGAAATGAGCATCAGTAAATTTAGCTGTGACAACGAGCACCTTATAACAAGTCAATCCACAGAAACAGACCCATATTTCTATGTAAAAGTCATGCTTTTCCAGCTGTGGCCACAAGATGGAGGTACAGTTCAAGAGTTATTAATTGTTAGTAGCCCAGTATTTGCAGTTAACGGTGGTACCTGAAAAATTGTGTTTGCAGGTGATCAATAGATATTA
Proteins encoded in this window:
- the LOC139228549 gene encoding sphingosine 1-phosphate receptor 3-like → MSPNTVVDMALVSMHPVNDIIYKHYNYSGKLEKRRENGSVNVKVVIILLACVLIVIENVMVLVAIWKNKKFHTRMYYFIGNLALSDLLAGVAYVINTLMSGSWTLSLTPNQWFIREGSLFVALCASTFSLLAIAIERHMTMVKMRPYDSKKQYRLFLLLGACWMISVLLGVLPIIGWNCIGDLKSCSTILPLYAKSYVAFCVTILTVILFSIVILYVRIYRLVNTSGRKVKTRKNAKGSQSERAMALLRTVMIVLGVFIACWSPLFIFLMLDVACSPKQCEILYNVEWCIALAVLNSALNPVIYTLSSREMRGAFFRLLCCCLTGSDAARNLPIAPTADNSRSKSSGSIFNKPKEELDSPAMLISACIVKASDFSLEKGKS